A window from Elusimicrobiota bacterium encodes these proteins:
- a CDS encoding ABC transporter ATP-binding protein has translation MTCSIDVRGVSKSFFPRLSLLKPWQPRPPVRALNHVNLRVETGTVFALLGPNGSGKTTLLKIISTLLMPDAGTLRVLGHVLPGQEERVKTRISFAMGDERSFYWRLTARQNLMFFAALYDLSPRQSEQKIAELGDVFSLKDYLDRPYEELSSGIRQRLAIARSFLNDAALLLADEPTRSLDAAARNALHGLLQKLVREHGKTILFTTHNFEEARRVADTVGILNQGRLCYSGKWKDGLESYLNAPAS, from the coding sequence GTGACTTGTTCCATCGACGTACGGGGTGTTTCGAAATCGTTTTTCCCGCGGCTCTCTTTATTAAAACCCTGGCAGCCGAGGCCCCCCGTCCGCGCGCTCAATCACGTGAACCTCCGGGTGGAAACAGGAACGGTTTTCGCCCTGCTGGGCCCGAATGGTTCCGGCAAAACGACCCTCCTCAAAATCATCAGCACGCTTCTGATGCCGGATGCCGGGACGCTTCGCGTGCTGGGTCACGTCCTGCCGGGGCAGGAGGAACGCGTCAAAACGCGAATCAGTTTCGCCATGGGAGACGAGCGAAGTTTCTACTGGCGCCTGACCGCCCGGCAGAACTTGATGTTTTTTGCTGCGCTCTATGATCTTTCCCCCCGGCAATCCGAACAAAAGATCGCTGAACTGGGTGACGTGTTCAGCCTGAAAGACTACCTTGACCGCCCCTACGAAGAACTCTCATCCGGGATCCGGCAGCGCCTGGCGATCGCGCGATCCTTTCTGAACGACGCGGCCCTCCTGCTGGCCGATGAACCCACCCGCAGCCTCGATGCGGCCGCCAGAAACGCGCTTCACGGACTTCTTCAAAAACTCGTGCGGGAACACGGAAAAACGATTCTCTTCACAACGCATAATTTTGAGGAAGCCCGACGGGTGGCGGACACGGTAGGGATTTTGAATCAGGGCCGGCTTTGTTACTCCGGAAAATGGAAAGACGGCCTGGAGAGTTACCTCAATGCCCCCGCTTCGTAA
- a CDS encoding nucleotidyltransferase family protein — MKSPHKPAFELQLLCKLLALRPSQEECLSDLRAPGFCWDLFLQLAEYHGVIGFLYEALTETGLAREVPPKLLEALRHSTLVLLEEHLQHRSAIRKTLETLNAAGLEFIVIKGWSHAESLHGNPCARPITDLDLLVHDTKAAQALLKQQRLPDPSIVDWHIYPTNTSDLPSRMRCLQLDIQTLWADSRLATITDTPARVLSPADQVIALVIDFTISHGFGRLLLLKEILLLAEKVGWDALVKRAQLFQADILLYLTLRMGEELLRFPVPLDILKILGTRLRQEEHWLEKRLIQNPLFTPARYFCIPILLPSWADRLSFAKELLWPPPYWFELRSEKPSLWRHLIHDATLIGKACAILWNVRGRSCNFAKGAGKNPFFPKTG, encoded by the coding sequence ATGAAATCCCCTCACAAACCGGCGTTCGAGCTTCAACTCCTATGCAAACTCCTGGCTTTGCGGCCAAGCCAGGAGGAATGTCTTTCAGACCTCCGCGCACCAGGTTTTTGCTGGGATCTATTCCTTCAGTTGGCGGAGTACCACGGGGTGATCGGATTTCTCTACGAGGCCCTGACCGAAACCGGCCTGGCCCGGGAAGTTCCACCCAAGCTCCTGGAAGCGCTGCGGCATTCCACTCTGGTTCTCCTGGAAGAGCACCTGCAGCACAGGAGCGCGATCCGGAAAACGCTGGAAACCCTGAACGCGGCCGGGTTGGAATTTATCGTTATTAAAGGGTGGTCACACGCCGAATCACTTCATGGGAACCCCTGCGCCCGTCCCATCACGGACCTGGACCTTCTCGTACACGACACGAAGGCGGCTCAAGCCCTGCTGAAACAACAGAGACTGCCGGACCCATCGATCGTAGACTGGCATATCTATCCCACAAACACGTCGGATCTGCCGTCCCGCATGCGGTGCCTGCAGCTCGACATCCAGACGCTCTGGGCGGATTCGCGCCTCGCCACGATCACAGACACGCCGGCGCGCGTTCTTTCTCCGGCTGACCAGGTCATCGCCCTGGTGATCGACTTCACGATTTCGCATGGGTTCGGGAGGCTACTCCTTTTAAAGGAGATCCTGCTTCTGGCTGAAAAAGTCGGATGGGATGCGCTGGTGAAGAGGGCTCAACTATTCCAGGCTGACATTTTGCTGTACTTGACCCTCCGCATGGGAGAGGAACTTCTGCGATTCCCGGTTCCCCTCGATATTTTAAAAATCTTAGGGACTCGCTTAAGGCAAGAAGAACACTGGCTGGAAAAACGGCTGATTCAAAATCCGCTTTTTACCCCGGCCCGGTATTTCTGTATTCCGATTCTCCTGCCTTCCTGGGCCGATCGCCTGAGTTTTGCCAAAGAACTGCTCTGGCCTCCCCCCTATTGGTTCGAGCTCCGCAGCGAAAAACCGTCTCTCTGGCGCCACCTCATCCATGACGCGACGCTTATCGGCAAGGCATGCGCCATTTTATGGAACGTCAGGGGACGTAGTTGCAACTTTGCAAAAGGTGCCGGAAAAAATCCTTTTTTCCCCAAGACCGGGTAA